The following is a genomic window from Rhodothermales bacterium.
CAGCAGTCGCTCCGCGAAAACCGGCTGTCGATCAGCCTCGAAGACGCCCTCGCACCGGACGCACCGGAGGTGGTGCTGTACACCGGCGACGTGATCGTTTTCCCGAGGGATGAACAGACCGTCTACCTGACGGGTAACGTCGTTCAGCCCGGGTATCTGCCCTTTGTCGAGGGCCAGACGGCGGATTACTACATCGCGCGCGCCGGCGGGCAGGCGCCGCTGTCGACGGGCGTATACGTGTTCGAGGCCGGCACCGGCGAAGTGCATACCACCGGCAGCGTGATCGTGCGCCCGGGCGACACCATTTTTGTGAACCGCGTGCCGACCAGCGACAACCCCGAGGTGCAGGCGCTCATCCTGAGCGACCAGGCGTCGCGCCGGCAGGCCGGCATCGCGCGGACGCAGACCGTGATCACCGGTATCACCGCGCTGGTGAGCGTCATTAACACCTATCTGCTGATCCGCGACCGGCTGAATAACTGAGCGGAGCAAGACAACGCACGGATGGAGACGAAACTCAAAAATACCGTTTTCGAGGACCCCTCGACTCAACCTGGCGAGGAGCGTGCGGTATCGGATGTCGTGTGGCATCTTCTGGGCACGCTGATTCGTTGGCGGCGCACGATCCTCCTGGTCACGATCGGCGTGGCGGTAGCCTCCGTGGCGATAAGCCTCACCCTGCCGAAGTGGTATCTGAGCACCACCCGGTTGTTGGCGCCCGAGTCCGCCAGCGCGAGTCCAATCTCGTCGGCCATGCTGCGCAACCTCTCGTCTGCCGCCGCCACGTTTCTGGGGGGCGGCGAAGGGGGCGATTTCGAGCGCTACATCACGATTATGAGCAGCCGGTCGGTGATGGAAAAAGTGGTCACGGAGTTCGACCTGATCGAGGTGTACGAGACACGCGAGAGTGTCGGCCCGGTTGAAGACGCCCTGGAGTTCCTCGCCGGCAACGTAGTCTTTGGGATCGATGCCGAATTCGGATTCCTATCGGTGAGCGTACTCGACCAGGACCCGCAACGGGCGGCTGACATGGCCAATTTCATCGTGGCCGAGTTGAATCAGATGAATATGATGCTTTCGGCGCAAGATGCGTCGAACTTCCGCCGGTTTGTCGAACGCCGGTACCATGAGACCATCGCCGCGCTGGATTCCTTGAAACACGCGACCCAGGCGTTCCAGGAGCGGTACGGCGTGTACAACATCGAGACCCAGGCCTCGGCGTTTATGGAGCAGATGGCGTCGATTCGGAGCGAGGAGATGCTGTACGACATCCAGTACCAGGCCCTCCTGAGCCAGTATGGCCCGGACAACCCCCAGGTGCAGGTTACGCGCAATTCACTGGAGGCCGCGCGGCGCAAGTGGAGGGAGGCGATGGCCGGCAGCGAGGCCATCCTTCCGATCCCTCAGAGTGAAGTGCCGGACGTCATGCGTCAGTACCTCGAGTTGGAGCAAGAAGGGTATATCCAGAAGAGCATACTCGAAGTGGTAGCGCCGATGTATGACCAGGCGCGTTTCCAGGAAGAGCGTGAGTTTGCCTCGGTGCAGGTGGTGGACCCCGCGGTGCCGGCCGTCCGCAAAGCCAAACCTAAGCGGGCGTCGATTGTGCTAGGCGCCACGTTTTCGGCGTTTCTGATTGTCGCCCTCTTTGCGCTGGTGTACGAATGGTGGCAGACCGCCGCCCCGTCGATTGCGCACAACCTGCGCCGAGCGACCGAACGCAGCTCCGAACGCTCCTAAACTCCTTCCGGCGTTGGCACACGTACCGGCCATCTTCCTTGAACCGCAGGCGTTTCGAACCCGTGGCAATCGTATGTTGATTGCGGGATTCGTAGGTGCGTTACTGCTGCTGCTCGCCGTCGTACGGGTCGCGCCGGAGATGGTCAAGTACACCCCGGCTCTGGTGTTTGGCGCCGTAGCCTTTCTGGCCGCCTGGGTTCAACCATCCGTTCGATTTGCCGTGCTGATAGCCGGCTTCGTCGCCCTGACCGACTATGTGCCGGGTATCCAGCTCGCCGAAGTGGCGTACGGGCTTTTCTTCCTCGCCTATCTGGCGCACTGGGGCTACGCGAAGGTGTTGATCGAGCACCGGAAGATCCTCGAGACGCCGGCGGATTTCGGAGTGCTCACCCTGCTGGTTGTGGTCATCTGCTACGTACCCATATCCCTCCTTTTTGGTGCGAATACCGCGGCGCTCGTGGGCGAGCTTTCGGCTTTTGTGTTGTTTGCGATCTATTTCCCGGCCAAAGACGCCATGGTTCGTTTGCGGTATGGGCCGGCCATCGTACTGGGGTGTGTCCTGTTCATCGGTGTGTTTGTTTCTATCCGGAATATCCTTGAGTACAAGACCTTGCTGCTGCATGCGACGCAGGCATGGCAGGTAGCCAAAGGACGTGTCGTCACAAACGACAACATTCTGATGGTCGTCTGCCTCTACAGTCTCACACTGTTTTCCTTCGCGCGGCACGGCATCGCCCGGCTGGGATTACTCGGGTTGTTTCTGATGTTTTTTGCCGCGTTGATCCTTACGCAGAGCCGTGGATACTGGCTCGGTTTTATGCTTGGCGGCCTCATTTTACTGGTCTGGTTGCCGCCGGCGCAGCGGCGCAGACTCATGTTGCTGGCGTTCGGGGCACTGCTTGCCGGCGGCTCGCTGGCGTTCCTGTTTTTCAGCAATGAAGTGGCTGTTGTTATCGCCGGCTTGCTCGATCGGCTCTTTTCCCTCCTGACGGCTACCTCGACCGATATCTCCCTCGTGAATCGCTTTCGGGAAACGGCCGCCGTGTGGGAAATGATCAAAGTAAATCCCGTCCTCGGGTATGGCATGGGCGTCGCCTATCCGTTCTTCGATATCGCACACATGGCCACCGAGACGGACTCGTTTGTCCACAACGGCTATGTAAGCATGTGGTACCGATACGGTCTGCCGGGACTGGGGCTGGTGTTGTGGATCTGGTTTTCTTCCATCCGAAGCGGCATTCGTGCGTTCCGCTTCCGCCATGCGGCGATGACCACCCGGCTGTGCGGACTCGCGAGTGCCGTGACGTTGAGCGCTTTTCTACTCACCACCAACACCTCGAACCCGTTCTACTTAAACGACACGCTGTTCATCTTCGGGTTCTTGCTTGCCGTCTCGCAAGGCGCGCTTTTACGGATTCGTTCTAACGCAGAGGCCCTATGAGCGTGATGTGCCCCTCGTGCGGAAACGCGGCTGTCACCCTCCGCGGACCCATCAGTCCGAGTTATCTTTTCGCCGGCCAGGAGCTGCCCAAATTACTACCTGGAGGCGGGTTGTACGACTGCGGGGTGTGTGCGTTGGCGTTCCGTTTCCCGACACCCCCAAAGGAAAGGTTGGACGCGTTATACCGCACCTGCTCGATCGCCCAGTGGCAATACGACCCCTCGGGACGGTTTGACTGGGTGCTCACGCACCGGCATCTGGAATCCCGGCTGGGAAGTGGGTCGGTTCTGGATATTGGATGTTTCGACGGTGCGTTCCACGAATACCTGGGGTCGACATGGAAGGGCTACGGGATCGAGATCAATCTGGACGCCCGGGCTCGGGCGGTCGAACGCGGCATCACCCTCCTGGGCGACAACGTGACCGATCTGGAGCACGTCACCGGTGAGTTCGACGCAGTTGTTGCGTTCGATGTGTTGGAGCATGTGGTTGATCCGCGCGCCCTCCTCGGGCAGATGGCCGCCCGTACGCGCCCAGGTGGTACCGTGGCCATCGCCTCCGGCAATACGGATGCGCCTTCCTGGAAACTCATGGGCAGCCGGTACTGGTATTGCACGATCCCCGAGCACATGGCTTTTTTGAGCGAGACCTGGTGTCGCCGCGCCGGCATTCACTTCGGACTCGAACTGGTGACGATGGAGCGGTATTGCCACGAGCGCGTACGGGCGCCCCGGCATGTCGTGCACGAACTGGCGTCGAATCTGCTCTATCGTTTCTTCCCCGGTGTATTCGCGTTCCTGCGCTCGGCCGGCGTTGGCGATAAGGATGCCTCGGCCCATGAAGCGCTCAAACATTACCCGCCGACCTGGACGACCGCCCGCGACCACGTGGTAGCGGTCTATAAAAAACCATGATCGAAAAACGCCGGGTGAACCTCAATGCGGCCGCCTCTGCGCTGCAAGTGCTCATCGGGGGCGTCACGCTCTTTCTACTGTATCGTTATTTGCTCCAGGAACTCGGTGAGGCCAGCGTCGGCGTGTGGTCCCTGGTGTTAGCCACGACGTCCGCCGCCAGCATTGCCAACCTGGGTCTGGCGTCGAGCACTATCAAGTTCGTCTCACAACACCTCGCGCGACAGAACCGGCCGTACGCCGTCTCGATCGTCGAAACGGCTACAGTGACGGTAGCCGGCGTGCTCGCCGTGACCCTACTGGCGGCCTACCCCCTGTTAGTGCGTGTGTTACCGCTCCTCATCGACGACCCGAGTTATCTGGCGGCCGGCATCGATCTGGTGCCGTATGCGTTAATCTCGTTCTGGGTGACGTCGGTAACCGGCGTCCTGCAATCCAGCATCGATGGGTGTCAGCGGGTCGACCTGCGCAGTTACTCGGTGGCCGCCGGCAGCGTGATCTACCTGGCCATGGCGTATGCCCTGGTGCCGGGGAGCGGACTCATCGGCCTGGCATACGCCCAGCTTATACACGCGGCCTGGCTGTGGATCTCGGCCTATGGAATCCTGAGGAGGCTGCTGCCGGAGCTGGCCTGGGTCCGGTGGACCTGGCGAAAGGAGCCTTTCCGTGAGATGCTTTCCTATACGCTAAAATTCCAGGTGATCTCACTTTCCCAGCTGTTGCTCGAGCCCGTGACCAAATCCTTCGTATCGCGATTCGGTGGACTGGAAACGCTCGCCTATGTGGAACTGGCCCATCGCATGGTCTTTCAGTTTCGATCACTCGTCGCCACCGCGCATCGGGCGATCGTCCCGACGATCGCCCATCTGACGGAGACCGCGCCGGCCTATCTGCGCAAACTGTACGTCGCGTCGTTCCGGCTCCTGACGTATATCATCGTCGGCGTGATGCCCCTGCTGATTTCCCTGTCGCCATGGATATCGCGGCTCTGGATCCAGGAGGTAGAGCCCGTATTCGTCATCAGCGCCGGCGTATTGTACGTCGGGTGGTTTTTAAATCTGATGGCCAACCCGGCCTATTTCGCCAATCTGGGCAGCGGGGCCCTGTACTGGAATGTCGTTGCGCACCTTGGCATGGGGGCGTTTAATGTGCTGGCCGGGTATGTTTTGGGATCGATGTACGGCTGGTTGGCCGTCGTAATCGTACTGGCCGTATCGATCATCGGAGGTAGCGCGGTTATTGCGATTGCGTACCAGCGTGAGCAGGGCATCCGTCCGGGCGAGTTGATCGACGGACCGACCCTCTTGCTGATTCTTGCGGCCGCGGCCGGCAGTGCCGCGGCGCTGGGTGTCGACCGCTGGGCTTCGCCCCATGTGGGTTATCTGGGGCAAGGGATCGCGGTCGGAGGGGTGTATGTAGCCATCGTCGCACTGCCCCTGCTTCGACATCCTGTGCTGAAGGACATTCAGCGGTGGTTCCGCCGGAGCGGCCAACCGCCCGCGACGGCATGACCGAGACGAGCCCAATGACGCGTCCCCACCTCATGGTATTCGACGTAGCAACCGGCGGGCATCACGGCATGTTCGTCCAGCACCTGGTGGAAGCCTGGCTGGCGCGAGAACAGGAGCGCCAGCTGGTACTCGTCGTCGCACCCCACTTTCTGGACGTCCACCGCGAGCTGGCCGGAGTGATCGCTCGTGCGCCGGCGCATCTTGTCCGTGTAGAAGCCATCGATGGCCCCATCCCTTCCCCTGGCGTCTCGCCGGCTGATCTGATCAGATACGACCTGTCCCAGGGCGCGATTTTCCGTCGCTTCGTGGACCGCGTACAGCCGAAGTGGTGCCTGTTGATGCAGTTCGATTTCCTGCAGCTACATCTCATCCTGGGCAAGTCCCCGCTTCACCGTCCACGCATAGCCGGCATCTATTTCCGCCCCTCTTTTCACTACGCCGCGCTGACGGGTATGCGGCCTTCGTGGCGGGAGCGGCTGAACGATGCGCGGAAACGCCTGACCCTGAAACGGGCGCTCCACAATCCGTTGTTCGACACGCTCTTCTCCCTGGACCCGTTTGTCGTCCCGGAAATCGATTCCTGGCAAACGGGTACGACGGTGCTGGCTCTACCCGATGGCTATACGCCTCCGGTCCAGGCTCCCGTAGCTGTTTCCCATAGCATCGATTCTGGCCGGCAGATCGTCCTGACCTACGGCTCACTTGCCGAGCGAAAGGGGATATTCTCCGTGCTTGAAGCCCTGCCCCATGTACCCGACACCCTGCAGCGCCGCCTCGCCGTCGTATTCGCCGGCCGGGTCCACGAACCGGACAGCGCGGCATTTCGTGGAGCGATCGCACGGGCCGAACGCACCTCGCACGTACAAATCGTCGTCGATGACCGCTTCTTGCCAGAACCTGAACTGGCGGCCTGGATCGATGCGGCGGCGCTGCTCCTGGTGGCGTATCGTCACCATATCGGCTCCAGTAATGTGCTGATCCGGGCGGCGGCGGCCGGCAAACCCGTGGTTGGATCCGATTATGGCCTTGTAGGCGAGCAGATTCGCCGGCACCGGCTTGGGCTGGCCGTAAACGCCAACGACCCGGCCTCCCTCGCCGCCGCGCTGACCGACATGCTGGAGACGCCAGGTCGTCATTTCGACCCCGCCGAAGCCTCGCGCTTCTCGGAGGCCAATACCGCCACCGCGTTTGCAGAAACCATCCTGAATCGATTAACGTAGCCCCACGCGCAATTATACTCCTGGCCCATGACCGCTTATCCCTTTTATTCGCCGCTTACGGACACTTACTGATGGCTGCTCCGCCCATCTTCTACTTCGCCCGCATGCTCCCGGCCTACCGGCATGCCGTCATGGAGCGCCTGAACGAACGCCTCGACGGCCGGCTCGTGGTGGTCTACGGGCAGCCGCCGGCCGGCAATCCTGTCCTTAGCAAGGAGGTCGAAGGATCGTTCCGGCGCGTGGTGCGGCGTAACCTCTGGTTTCGGGACACCACTCTCCACGCGCAATACTTCAAGGATGTCTTTTCGACCTTCGGCGATCCCGCGGTGGTCATCGCCGAAGAATCCCCCCGATCCATCACCCTGCCGTGGCTGCTGCGGTATGCCCGCCACCGCGGCGCGGCGCGGGTCCTCTGGGGGATGTTTTTTTCGATGAAACGATCCCTCGAAAAACCGAATCTCTTCGACCGCTACCGCCTCACCATGGCCCGAAACGTCGAAGCCTGCATCTGCTACAGCCGGCTCACGCGAGACCACCTCGCGCAGGCCGTCCCCGAAGAGCGGCTCTTCCTGGCGCAAAACACTCTCGACACCGACACGCTCTTCGCGCTCCGACGCACGCTCGAAGCCGAAGGGCGAGACGCCGTCCGACGCCGGCTTGGACTCGACGCAGACCGCCCCGTCTATGTCTACATGGCCCAGCTGATCGCCGACAAGGGCCCCCGCGCCCTGCTCGACATCTTTGCCCGGCTGCGCCGTGACGGGCCGGCGACGCTGTTCGTGATCGGCGGCGGCCCGCAGGAAGCGCCGATGAAACGACAGGCCGAGCGTCTGGGCCTGAAAGACATCTATTTTCTGGGCGCGATGCCCCATTTCGAGGCATCCGCCCCCTATCTTTTTGCGGCGGACGCGTTGTTGATGCCGGGCTATGTCGGCCTCGTCATCAACCACGCCTTCGCGATGGGGCTCCCGATCGTCGCCCCCGAGCCGCCCGAGGATCGGCTCTTCCATGCCCCCGAGATCGAGTCGCTCGTGCACGGTCAAAACGGGATGATGCCCCCCTGGAACGACGTGGACGCCTTTGTCGGCGCGACACGGCATGTCATCGCCCATCGAGCCGATTTTTCGCGGCATGCGATCGACTATGCCGAACGCCACCTTACCCTGGACCAGATGGTCGATGGGATGGTGGACGCGATTCGTTACGCCGAGGCGCATCGCCCATGAACCGAATACAACGACCCATCCATCGCCTCTGTGTGCAGTGGACCCGGCTTGGGCCCTACCATCTCGCACGCCTGGCCGCCTCGCACGCGGCGGGTGAAGCCAGCGGGCGCCGCGTGATCGCGCTCGAAACGGCCGGCGGAGATACCACCTATGCGTGGCAACAAGAACGCGGCGAGACGCCTTACCCTCGCGAAGTGATTTTTCCCGACCGGAACTATGAAGAGCTGGATTCCGCCTCCATCCACCGGGGGGTGACCGTCGCGCTCGATCGTATCGACCCCGACGCCGTCGCCATCACGAGCTACAGCACGCCCGACGCGCGCGCCTGCCTGCTCTGGTGCCGGCGCCACGGCCGGCCGGCCATCCTCATGACCGAAACCAAGGAGGACGACGCCGACCGCATCTCCTGGCGAGAGGTCGTCAAACAATCGCTCGTCGGGCTCTACGACGCCGCGCTCGTGGGTGGCGCGCCGCAGCGCGCGTACCTCGAGAAGCTCGGCATGCCGGCCAAGGCCATTTTCCTCGGCTTCGACGCCGTCGACAACCGCTTTTTCGCCGACGGGGCCGATGCGGCGCGCGCCTCGCCGGAGTCCTGCCGGCACCTGGCCGGCCTCGCGGACCCTTCCCCGTTTTTCCTGGCATCCAACCGCTTTATCCCGCGAAAAAATTTAGGCCGGCTCATCGAGGCCTATGGCCAGTATCGCCGGCAGGAGGCAGCGCCCTGGCGGCTCCTCCTGCTGGGCGATGGACAAGAACGGCCGGCGCTGGAAGCGCTTGTTCGTGCGCTGGGCATCGAAGGCGTCGAATTCTGTGGATTCCAGCAGATAAACGCCTTGCCGGCGTATTACGGGCGTGCCGGCGCCTTCATCCACCCCGCGCTCGTGGAGCAATGGGGCCTTGTCGTCAACGAGGCGATGGCGGCCGGCCTGCCCGTGCTGGTTTCCGAGCGCGCCGGCTGCGCGCCGGACCTGGTCCGCCAGGGGGTCAACGGATTTACGTTCGACCCCCTGAATACCGCCGAACTGGCCCGCCTCCTGGGCGTTATCTCCAGGTCCGCGCACGATCGTGCCGGCTGGGGGGCGGCGTCCCGCGTCATTGTCGCAGAGTGGTCACCCGGGCGGTTCGCGTCCGGGCTCTGGGCGGCCGCCGATGCGGCGGCGCTTCGACGCACGGCGGGAGCGCCCCTCAGCCTTGCGCTCCTCTGGACCATTCAGCGCCTCGGCCGGCGCGTTCACTCGTTCCACTCCCTGCGCGACTGATGCGCCTCCTCGTCCACGACTACGGCGGCTACGCCTTCCCCTACCAGCTCAGCCTGGAGCTCGCCCGACGAGGCCACTTCGTGTGCCACGCCTACTGCGCCGACCTCGTCACCACCCCTCCGGGGGTGCCCGAAGAGGCCGACGAGCCCATCAACCTGTCCGTCGAACCGATCTCCCTCGGCGCGCCCCTCCAGAAATACGACTTCTTCACGCGCTGGCGGCAGGAGCGGGCCTATGGCCGGCTCATCGCCCGACAAGCGCTCGAATTCGGGCCGGACGTGGTGCTCTCCGCCAATACCCCCCTCGATGCCCAGCGCCGCCTCCTGACCGTCTGCGCCCGCGAGGGCGTCCCGTTTGTGTTCTGGCTCCAGGATCTCCTGGGCGTCGCGGCGCACCGTATCCTGCGCGAACGCATCCCCGTGATCGGCGCACTCATCGGAAGCCATTACCTGCGGATGGAGCGCCGGCTGCTGCGCCAGAGCCAGGCCGTCGTCGCCATCACGCCGGCGTTCCAGACGCTCCTGGGCGACTGGGGCATCCCCCGGAAAACGACGCATGTCATCGGAAACTGGGCGCCGCTGGACCGGCTGCCGGTCGGTGAAAAAACGAACGCATGGAGCGAAGAAGCCGGCCTGGAATCGACGTTCAACTTCCTCTACGCCGGCACGCTGGGGATGAAGCACAACCCGGAACGCCTGCTGGAACTCGCCCGCGCGTTCGCCGATCAACCGGAGGTCCGCATCCTCGTTGCCTCCCAGGCGCAGGGCGCCGGCTGGATCCAGGGTCGAGCCGCCGCCGAAGGCCTCGGCAACGTGGTGGTTCTCCCCTACCAGTCGGTTGATGCCCTCCCGGCCATGCTCGCCGCGGCGGATGTACTCGTGGCGCTGCTCGAACCAGACGCCGGCCTGTTTTCGGTGCCGTCGAAGGTCCTGGCCTATCTTTGCGCGGAACGCGCGTTGCTGCTTGCCGTACCCGGCGACAACGCCGCCGCCCGGATCGTGCGAGAGTCCGACGCCGGCCTCGTCGTGGAGCCGTCGGACGCCGCCGGCTTCGTCGATGCCGCGAAGCGCCTCTATGCCGACTCAGCCCTGCGCGTGGAGATGGGCCGGCGCGCCCGCGCCCACGCCGAGAAGGCCTTCTCGATCGATGCTATCGCCACCCGGTTTGAGGAGATCCTCGAGCAATCGAACGCCGCCCCAGCGGCCGGCGCCCCATGACCCGCATCGCTGTCGCCGGATACTTCCCGCCCCCGATCACGGGGCAAACGATGGCCACCGAACGCCTCGCCGCGTTGCTCGAAGACGTGTTTCGGGTGGATCGGATCGCCCTCAACGAGGGGCACGACGAGCAGGTTGAAACGAGGCCAGGGATACGTCTGGGTAAGATCCGCGGCTACCTCCACGCCGGCCGCCAGCTGCGGGCCGCGTTTCGAGCTACTCCTCCGGATGTCCTGCTGTGGCCGGCCGTGTCGCCCAAACTGCTTGGCCATATACGCGACCTCATGGCGGTGATGCCGGCCTTGCCGCTGGCGGCACGCCGATACGGAGTGGTCCACTGGGGCAATTTCGCCACGCTCTTCGAATCCCCCCTCACCCGGTTCACGGCCCGCCGGCTTGTCCGGGCGCTCGACGGCTTCGTCTTTCTGAATCCGTCCCTCGCGGAACGCTGCGCCGCATGGATCCCCGCGCACAAACGATTCGCGATTCCGAACACGATCGACGACACACTCTGTTTCAGCGACGCGGAGATCGCCGGCAAGCAAGAAGACCGCCGGCGCCACGAACGGCCCCTGCGCCTCTTGTTTCTGAGCAACATGATTCCATCGAAGGGGTACGACGACGTGGTCGAAGCCACGGCGCTCCTTCATGCACGCGAAATCCCAGTGGAACTGCGGCTTGCAGGGCGCTGGATCGACGGCGCGGATCGGCGCGCGTTCGAGACGCGCACCGCCGGCGAACTGGCGTCGTGTGTTACGCACCTGGGGCCACTGACCGACCGAAACGCCATACGCGCGCTCCATCAATGGGCGGATGTGTTCGTATTCCCCACCTATTATCCTACCGAGGCCCAGCCGCTGGCGTTGCTCGAAGCCATGAGTGCCGGCACCCCCATCGTCACGACGGCGCACGCCGGCATCCCCGACATGCTGGCGGCCGGCCGCGAGGCGCTTTTTGTCCCGCCCCGCGACCCCGAGGCCATCGCCGGCGCGGTCATGGACGTTCAAGATGCCGAACCATGGCAGCGCCACTCGGAGGCTGTTCGCCGGCGGTTCCTGGCGGATTTCAGCCCGGAGGCCGTCCGCCGACAGTGGACGGCGCTGGTGGCCGGCGCCGCGCCCGACTCCCATTAACACCCCGCAGCCACCATGGCGCAGTTGCTCCAACGCCCCCCCTCCACGCTGACCGCCGCGATCCGCCTCGGCTGGCTGGCGGGCGTGCTCTTGTGGGTCGCGCTTCCTGCCCGTGCGCAGTCGTGGACCTACGAGGCCGGCATCAGCGCCACGGCCGCCACCGAACGGACGCTTCCTTTCTGGCTCGCTACTAATCGGTATGGGACTGTGGATCCCACAAGCGCCAATGCCCTGGCGAGCGGCCGTGTGGGGTACGCCCGCCGTCTGTCCGACCGGGTCGACTACACCGTGGGCGCCCGGGTGCTGGCCCGCGCATCGGACAACGCCGCTTTTTATCTGCATGAGCTCTTCGGGCATGTGCGCTACGCGGACCTCTTGCTGAGCGCCGGCTTGTTCGAAGACCAGTACGGCATGGTCGATACCCGGCTGTCCCTCGGCTCCATGATCTGGAGCCGCAACACCACCCCCATGCCCAAGATCGTCGTGCAGACGAAGGGGTTCATTACCGTCCCCCGAACGCGCGAATTCCTGGCCGTACGCGCGCGGTTTGGGCACGGCTGGTTTCCCCGGAGCGCCTTTGTCGACCGCGCCCTGCTGCACGAGAAGTACCTGTATCTTCGCCTGTTTTCGGAAGAGTCGCCCGTGCGGTTGTTTGGGGGCGTAATCCACAACGTCGTCTGGGGCGGCGTGCACCCCGTCGAGGGAGACCTCGCAACCGGGGCGATCGATTTCGTGCGCGTGGTGATGGCCCGCGCCGGCGACGACCTCCAGTTCGAGGCGGATAATTCGCTGGGCAACACGGTCGCGGCCTACGACACCCGGGCGGAGATCGATCTCGATCGCGTCGATATCGCCGTCTATCGTCAGTTTTATATCGAAACCGGCTCCTCGCTCCTGTTCAGGAACGCGATCGACGGCCTCTGGGGGCTCCGCCTGGATTTTAAGCAGCCCATCGGTCCGTTCGATGCGGTGCTGTGGGAACACGCCAACACAAAAAAGCAGAGCCAGCGAGCCGGCACGACCGACACCCGGGGCCGGGATACCTATTACAATAACGCCCTTTACCGGGATGGCTGGACGTACCGGGGCCGGACGATCGGCCTGCCCCTGTTGCGTACCGATGGTGTCCGCCCGGGCGTCATCAACAACATCCTGGTCGCCCACCACGTCGGGGTGTCCGGCCATCTGAGCCCCTCGTTTCCCGTTCTTCTGATGGCCACGTACAGCCGAAACTACGGCGCCGGCAACATCTGCGCGGAT
Proteins encoded in this region:
- a CDS encoding oligosaccharide flippase family protein, yielding MIEKRRVNLNAAASALQVLIGGVTLFLLYRYLLQELGEASVGVWSLVLATTSAASIANLGLASSTIKFVSQHLARQNRPYAVSIVETATVTVAGVLAVTLLAAYPLLVRVLPLLIDDPSYLAAGIDLVPYALISFWVTSVTGVLQSSIDGCQRVDLRSYSVAAGSVIYLAMAYALVPGSGLIGLAYAQLIHAAWLWISAYGILRRLLPELAWVRWTWRKEPFREMLSYTLKFQVISLSQLLLEPVTKSFVSRFGGLETLAYVELAHRMVFQFRSLVATAHRAIVPTIAHLTETAPAYLRKLYVASFRLLTYIIVGVMPLLISLSPWISRLWIQEVEPVFVISAGVLYVGWFLNLMANPAYFANLGSGALYWNVVAHLGMGAFNVLAGYVLGSMYGWLAVVIVLAVSIIGGSAVIAIAYQREQGIRPGELIDGPTLLLILAAAAGSAAALGVDRWASPHVGYLGQGIAVGGVYVAIVALPLLRHPVLKDIQRWFRRSGQPPATA
- a CDS encoding glycosyltransferase produces the protein MTRPHLMVFDVATGGHHGMFVQHLVEAWLAREQERQLVLVVAPHFLDVHRELAGVIARAPAHLVRVEAIDGPIPSPGVSPADLIRYDLSQGAIFRRFVDRVQPKWCLLMQFDFLQLHLILGKSPLHRPRIAGIYFRPSFHYAALTGMRPSWRERLNDARKRLTLKRALHNPLFDTLFSLDPFVVPEIDSWQTGTTVLALPDGYTPPVQAPVAVSHSIDSGRQIVLTYGSLAERKGIFSVLEALPHVPDTLQRRLAVVFAGRVHEPDSAAFRGAIARAERTSHVQIVVDDRFLPEPELAAWIDAAALLLVAYRHHIGSSNVLIRAAAAGKPVVGSDYGLVGEQIRRHRLGLAVNANDPASLAAALTDMLETPGRHFDPAEASRFSEANTATAFAETILNRLT
- a CDS encoding class I SAM-dependent methyltransferase, which encodes MSVMCPSCGNAAVTLRGPISPSYLFAGQELPKLLPGGGLYDCGVCALAFRFPTPPKERLDALYRTCSIAQWQYDPSGRFDWVLTHRHLESRLGSGSVLDIGCFDGAFHEYLGSTWKGYGIEINLDARARAVERGITLLGDNVTDLEHVTGEFDAVVAFDVLEHVVDPRALLGQMAARTRPGGTVAIASGNTDAPSWKLMGSRYWYCTIPEHMAFLSETWCRRAGIHFGLELVTMERYCHERVRAPRHVVHELASNLLYRFFPGVFAFLRSAGVGDKDASAHEALKHYPPTWTTARDHVVAVYKKP
- a CDS encoding glycosyltransferase family 4 protein, encoding MAAPPIFYFARMLPAYRHAVMERLNERLDGRLVVVYGQPPAGNPVLSKEVEGSFRRVVRRNLWFRDTTLHAQYFKDVFSTFGDPAVVIAEESPRSITLPWLLRYARHRGAARVLWGMFFSMKRSLEKPNLFDRYRLTMARNVEACICYSRLTRDHLAQAVPEERLFLAQNTLDTDTLFALRRTLEAEGRDAVRRRLGLDADRPVYVYMAQLIADKGPRALLDIFARLRRDGPATLFVIGGGPQEAPMKRQAERLGLKDIYFLGAMPHFEASAPYLFAADALLMPGYVGLVINHAFAMGLPIVAPEPPEDRLFHAPEIESLVHGQNGMMPPWNDVDAFVGATRHVIAHRADFSRHAIDYAERHLTLDQMVDGMVDAIRYAEAHRP
- a CDS encoding O-antigen ligase family protein, whose amino-acid sequence is MLIAGFVGALLLLLAVVRVAPEMVKYTPALVFGAVAFLAAWVQPSVRFAVLIAGFVALTDYVPGIQLAEVAYGLFFLAYLAHWGYAKVLIEHRKILETPADFGVLTLLVVVICYVPISLLFGANTAALVGELSAFVLFAIYFPAKDAMVRLRYGPAIVLGCVLFIGVFVSIRNILEYKTLLLHATQAWQVAKGRVVTNDNILMVVCLYSLTLFSFARHGIARLGLLGLFLMFFAALILTQSRGYWLGFMLGGLILLVWLPPAQRRRLMLLAFGALLAGGSLAFLFFSNEVAVVIAGLLDRLFSLLTATSTDISLVNRFRETAAVWEMIKVNPVLGYGMGVAYPFFDIAHMATETDSFVHNGYVSMWYRYGLPGLGLVLWIWFSSIRSGIRAFRFRHAAMTTRLCGLASAVTLSAFLLTTNTSNPFYLNDTLFIFGFLLAVSQGALLRIRSNAEAL
- a CDS encoding Wzz/FepE/Etk N-terminal domain-containing protein — encoded protein: METKLKNTVFEDPSTQPGEERAVSDVVWHLLGTLIRWRRTILLVTIGVAVASVAISLTLPKWYLSTTRLLAPESASASPISSAMLRNLSSAAATFLGGGEGGDFERYITIMSSRSVMEKVVTEFDLIEVYETRESVGPVEDALEFLAGNVVFGIDAEFGFLSVSVLDQDPQRAADMANFIVAELNQMNMMLSAQDASNFRRFVERRYHETIAALDSLKHATQAFQERYGVYNIETQASAFMEQMASIRSEEMLYDIQYQALLSQYGPDNPQVQVTRNSLEAARRKWREAMAGSEAILPIPQSEVPDVMRQYLELEQEGYIQKSILEVVAPMYDQARFQEEREFASVQVVDPAVPAVRKAKPKRASIVLGATFSAFLIVALFALVYEWWQTAAPSIAHNLRRATERSSERS